In the genome of Chaetodon auriga isolate fChaAug3 chromosome 15, fChaAug3.hap1, whole genome shotgun sequence, one region contains:
- the cox7b gene encoding cytochrome c oxidase subunit 7B, mitochondrial — translation MYRFAKAAVNISGQAVRQVRHGSTAPQDFHTKYGTSVLAGGALFCVAVWGYVLTQTGITWNMSPVGRVTPKEWREAEE, via the exons ATGTACCGGTTTGCTAAAGCTGCAGTCAACATCAGCG GTCAGGCTGTGAGGCAGGTGAGGCATGGATCCACCGCCCCACAGGACTTCCACACCAAGTACGGCACCAGTGTGTTGGCGGGCGGAGCGCTCTTCTGCGTGGCTGTGTGGGGATAC GTGCTGACTCAGACCGGCATCACTTGGAATATGTCACCTGTTGGGAGGGTCACGCCCAAAGAGTGGAGAGAGGCTGAGGAGTGA